The window CAATTAAATGTAGAGAGTGACTGGTATCTTCAGAGGTGCCAGTCCACCTCATGTGCACTGCAGAGGTGCCCCAAAGCGCCAACAAAGACCGGAAACCTCGCCGCTCTTCATAATTGAGGaggtaaatgtacttagttactttccacgATGGTCTACACCACAATGAAGGAGCAGTAGAACCAGCAGATCACTGAGTTCCTATCAAACAAAGTTTCACTAACATGTGTATGTCTGTTCTGACATTTTCACCATGTCCCCGGTCACTCACCCTGTTGTTCCCTGTCTGGTCCTTGTAGTAGATCCAGTTGAGGGTCTCCATGCTGCGGTACTGGATGCTGTATTTGGTGACCCACTCATCAGCATCACAGCGGCCCTGGCTCAGGATCCCCGACATCACCTGCACCTCCTTCAGGTCGATCTGGATCCACTGGTGCATGTCATTAAACTTGGACAGCCACGCACACCTGATGCAAACACCAGCTTtagtttcatatttaaatcaaatatcataTTTATAAAGGGGTCCGGACATACCCGAAGCCCTGGTTGTTGAGGCGGGCCTTGAGGGGAAGCCAGGAGGAGTACCAGCCCGAGTACTGGTCCTGGTTGGAGCAGCTGATCTGGTCCGAAGTCACAGATCCAGATTCAAAGCCCAGAGCCCGGTGGTATGGACACTCTGTGGACACACAAAGCACGGTGGAGTTAGCACGATAGCCAACTAGCCAGCTGTAGTTAGCTTTGTAATGAGTCTCTATGTGACTTAGGAGCAGGAAGAGGTTTCAGAAGGTCTGGTCAGCAGCAGTCGCAGACTGCCTCTATGTAATAATAAAGTATACTGAGCGGAATTCCTTCATGTATATCAGGTTCAGACCTGAATCAGACTGGTTCTGGCACAGACCTGAATCAGActggttcaggttcaggttgcATGATGAGGCCACAAGTTTTCTGCAGTATCATGCAGCGAAGGCCTTGCCCTATTTTGGGCTTCCTAATCTGCTCATCACCCTCCTGCAGGTAATCAGATTATCTGTTCGGCCTCTCagttctttatttcttttatatctTCATCTCAGATCCAGACCGTGAGGAAGACCATCATGCAGGAGAGACGCGCTGCAGTTCTGCATCAGCAAAACAAGGTCCTCCTGTATGTGTCTCCTCATGAGGAAACGAATACAGTGCCTCGTCACACAGCTGAAACTGCTCTGTTTCTCTGAGAGACTCATGAGAAGGGGGGCTTTTAGAGATATGTGGTTGTAATAGGACAGGGACAAACAGATAAGATCAATATGAGGGCCAGAGGATTTGGCTGTTTATCTTTTATAACATCTTCATGAGAGTCTTCTTTCAGAAAACCTCTAAACACACATCCAGCAGGAGGTGATTTCTCTCACCTCCTGCTGTGGATGTGTCCGTCTGAGTCTGTTCCCCTAACCTCACCAACAGCTAGcattagcctcattagcatattaaaacatattgtgtGAATGTCAGTAAGGAAGTGGGGAGGTTTCATGGCGATGTCATGAGGGTCATGTGACCTCACCTGGCATGCAGGTGTCCAGCTGAGCATGCGGCAGGGGTGAGGGGGGGAGCAACTCAggctggaggagggggggtttaCGTGTCGCTTGTTCAGCAGATTCACAGTCACATGTGCAGGCCTTCACGTTGGACGTCCACGACTCAAtgacctgctgctcctcctgcagatcCTCCTCCTGCACCGCCTCCTCCTGCACCGCCTCCTCCTGCAGATCCTCCTCCTGCACTGCCTCCTCCTCGAGATCCTCCTCCTGCCGATCCTCCTCCTGCACCGTCTTCTCCTGCAGATCCTCCTCCTGCActgcctcctcctgcaggagacCCAGGTTAATCCACAGAGCAGATCTCTATCAAACATCCTCCtgattccctttttaaaaaatgtaagttataaTTATAACTGCTTACCTCCTGAAGCTGCACGGAGATCAGCGCTGAGCCGTGCATCAACGAGAGGCATGAAGACAAATGAAGGAATTAATAAACCATGCACATTAAACAGGATGTGtaataaaacatgcacattGTAAGTGGAATTACAGGTGTGctgtttttacttcactttattttagttattttttaaatgttttgttacttctttgtcattttgattGACTCAAACTCAACATTTAATATCAATTtataaattgtgatttttaccATCTTTAGCCCTTTGCTAAACTAAAGTGATGAATACTGAAATGCATCAAAcactataatataatataaatccTTCTGAAACATTTGGCAGACTGAATACTTTTACTGGTTTTACTTTCGTCCCACAGATTCAATATTacccaagatacaaaatataaaccaaTGACACATCCTGTAACAGGTGATTGAACATATTTTATGATGTATTGAAGATGTTCTTACCGTGAGAGAGCAGTAGGAAGAGCAGCAGCGCAGCGCGGCGATCAGCGGCCTCCATCGTCCTCTGTCAGCAGAGACTGGTACCTGACGCTACAATGAAGGGATTACTGTAATCCAGGAGGAGATGTTCCTATCTCACTCCTGTTATCTCACACTCTCTATTAACCCTCTCACTCCTGTTATCTCACTCTCTCTATTAACCTGCGGGGATCTCTGCTCCTGTTTCCAGACCTGACAGACCATGAAAAGCACAACCTGACCAACAAGAAGGAACAGGGCCACCTTTATTTTTAAGATCAGAAACATCATATTTAATCTATATTTGAAGTTATCTGTAAGTCTCTTGTCCTCTCTTCTGTTATTGCAATATATTtactgtcatgatccttgttttgtgcttatattttcctgttttattttgaaatgtcctttccgagaaccagcaccttatcgtggtggagaggtttgtgtgccccgatgaacctgggggctgtgttgtctggaaccttgtgttcctggtagggtctcccatggcaaattggtctcaggtaaggggccacactaagattggttcaaaaagactccatgaataacacaattggaagcgaggatacccggcccggaggaagccctgggtccccttctggagcccggcccagaaggaggactcatcagcgagcgtctggtggccgggcttgatacggagcccggccgggcacagcccgaaaaagcaacgtgggcaacacctccgcttctccgtcccgcgggcccaccacctacgggaaacaacgatggggtcgggtgccCTGCCAGAAGGGTGGTAGTGAAAGCAGggggtctcgacggaccagactcaggcgacagaagttggctttggggacgtggaacgtcacctctctgggggggaaggagccggagcttgtgcgggaggtggagcgttaccagttggatctggtggggctcacctctacgcacagcgtcggctctggaaccttacttctggataggggttggactctattcttctccggagttgcccaaggtgtgaggcgccgagcgggtgtggggatactcacaagcccccggttgagtgccgctttgttggagtttaccccagtggacgagagggtcgcctccctacgcctgcgggtcatgggggggaaaactctgactgttgtgtgtgcttatgcaccaaacagcagttcagagtattgggccttcttggagaccctgaaagaagtcctgtatggggctcctgaaggggactccttagtcttgctgggagacttcaacgcacacgtgggcaatgatggagacacttggaggggcgtgattgggaggaacggcccccccgatctgaaccagtgtgggcggtgttcaaagcctctattgccgaagctgcggcggggagctgtggtctcaaggtcttaggtgcctcaaggggcggtaaccctcgaacctcgtggtggacaccggtggtcagggaagccgtccgactgaagaaggaggccttccgggatatgttatccctgggtactcctgacgaaGTTGCAAGGcatcgacaggcccgaagggcagcagcctcagccgtggccgaggcaaagcagcgggtgtgggagaagttcggagaagccatggagaaggactttcggtcggcaccaaagttgttctggaaaaccgtccgacacctcaggagggggaagcagggaaccatccaagctgtgtacagtaaggatgggacgctgttgacctcaactgatagtgtgttagggcggtggaaggaacactttgaggaactcctgaacccgacaactccgccctctatgttagaggcggagctggagtatgaagggggatcagTTCCAATgtcacggggggaagtcactgaggtagttaaacagctccaaagtggcaaagccccgggggtggatgagatccgcccagaaatgctgaaggttgaacattgcgtggaagtcagaaacagtaccgaaggagtggcagaccggggtggtggttcctcttttttaaaaagggggatcagagggtgtgtgccaattacagaggcatcacattactcagcctccccgggaaagtttactgtaaggtgctggaaaggagggtctggccgattgtcgaacctcagattgaagaggaacaatgcggttttcgtcctggtcgtggaacgacggaccagcttttcactctcgcaaggatcctggagggggcctgggagtacgctcatccggtctacatgtgttttgtggatttggagaaggcgtatgaccgggttcccagggagatactgtgggaggtgctgcgggagtatggggtgagggggtctctactcagggccatccaatctctgtactctcaaagcgagagctgtgtccgggtcctcggtagcacgtcagaccgatttccggtgagggttggcctccaacagggctgcgctttgtcaccaatcctgtttgtgatattcatggacaggatttcgaggcgtagacgtgggggagggggtttgcagttcggtgggctaaggattgcaccactgctttttgcagatgatgtggtcctaatggcttcatcggtctgtgaccttcagcactcactggatcggttcgtggcagagtgtgaagcggctgggatgaggatcagcacctccaaatctgaggccagggttctcagcaggaaaccgatggactgtccactccaggtagggaatgaagccttaccccaagtgaaggagttcaagtatctcggggtcttgttctcgagtgagggaacaatggagcgtgagatgggccggagaatcggagcagcgggagcggtactgcagtcgctttaccgcaccgttgtgacgaaaagagagctgacccagaaggcaaagctctctgtctaccgggccatcttcgttcctaccctcacctatggtcatgaaggatgggtcaggaccgaaagaaccagatcgcggatacaagcagccgaaatgggatttctccgcagggtggctgacatctcccttagggataaggtgagaagttcagtcatccgggagggactcggagtagaaccgctgctccttcgcgttgaaaggagccagttgaggtggttcgggcacctagtgaggatgccacctgggcgcctccctagggaggtgttcgtccagctgggaagagaccgaggggtagacctaggaccaggtggagaggttatatctcttcgctggcctgggagcgccttggaatcccccagtcagagctggttgatgtggccagggaaaggaaagtttggggctctctgctggagctgttacgtccgagaccctgacggataggcgggagaagatggatggatggatggattttgaaatgttttccctctgtgtgtctggtttagttttacttcctgtctttggttttcctcCTGTTGGATTGTCTCATTGTCGTgacctgttgccctcatgtttctgcctcccctccccagctgtgatTAGTCCCTTTGTAGTTAGtcttgctttcccttgtgttctctgttgTCGTCCTTCATGTCAAGTCAAGTATTTCTCATGTCCTTGATTTCCCtagctttgtatttttgttaacagctttaaaAACTTAATAAAAGCTCGCCCCCCTGACACTTTACTACATTATGAACACTCTTATTACAGGTTTTTTACTACATGATTATCAGTGTTCTTCCATGTTTTAATTCCTTCTATTTAATCCTTCAGTGGCTGTTCCTGGAGAGGTTTCCCTGTGCTTTGATTGAAGTATACGTGAGCCAATCAGATCACCATATGGAGTTTAAGGTTCAGAAAGGCGTAGACTTTAAACCAAATGAGCCaatgaaagtgtttgtgtgtgtgcgtgtgtgtgtgtgtgtgtgtgtgtgtgtgtgtgtgtgtgtgtgtgtgtgtgtgtgtgtgtcagtggtgCTGCTTGGCTGGCAGTTCATtgctgcagtcacacacactctcacacacacactgtgctggtGAAGGTAAGTggttttcagtgtttgttttttccctctttctaATAATCAGCTCGGACTCATGTGGTATCTAAACAGGAGGCAGCATGCTAAGCCTAACGGCCTAATAACGAAGTGACCAGGACCTCTGTAAACTGGtggtgatttgtgtgtgtgtgtgtgtgtgtgtgtggatactgtctcatgtttttttatttaagtgccTTCTTGTTTGTCCGCTGTGTTCCCCTTCATGTTTCTCAGATGCAGTTCATGCTGTTGTTCAGCCGGCAGGGGAAGCTGAGGCT of the Eleginops maclovinus isolate JMC-PN-2008 ecotype Puerto Natales chromosome 4, JC_Emac_rtc_rv5, whole genome shotgun sequence genome contains:
- the LOC134863837 gene encoding retinoschisin-like, which gives rise to MEAADRRAALLLFLLLSHALISVQLQEEEAVQEEDLQEKTVQEEDRQEEDLEEEAVQEEDLQEEAVQEEAVQEEDLQEEQQVIESWTSNVKACTCDCESAEQATRKPPLLQPELLPPSPLPHAQLDTCMPECPYHRALGFESGSVTSDQISCSNQDQYSGWYSSWLPLKARLNNQGFGCAWLSKFNDMHQWIQIDLKEVQVMSGILSQGRCDADEWVTKYSIQYRSMETLNWIYYKDQTGNNRVFYGNSDRSSTVQNLLRPPIVARYVRLLPLGWHTRIALRLELLMCMSKCS